CAACTCTTCAACTCGCGGTGCACGCAGCTCATTCTAGGGGCTGGCGCAACTCGATCCGCTGGCCTGAAGAATATCACGGCTAGACACTTGGCTCTTGCATCTCAAGCTCTAGCGTTCATGGCGACCTTGGTGCCTCACGTAAGAGAGTACGTTCGTCGTCAAGCCGGCTCTGGTGGAAACGTCACCAATCTCATGGGAGAGTTTGACAAGATTCGACGACTGTTCCAAGAGCATCAAGATAGCATTCATCAAAAGCTCATCGAGATCATGCGTGGTCGAGCTACGAATCATGCAAAGAGCATTCGAAGCATCACCTGGGGTTCTGACACTTCAGAGGGAAAGCACTCGTTCATACAGAAGCTGGCTGAGGAGACAACAACGCTACACCGTGTCTTGACCAAACATCTCCCCGAAACATCTATCCAAGCCATCATGGTGCCAGTATTTGCAAGCTATAAGACCCAACTAGGAGACGCCTTACGACAAGCAACTGTAGGATCGCAAGCTGGTCAATCGCGGTATGTGATTATATTGAACAGATAAtactctttctttttttctaatgTTTCTCAGACTGGTCGAAGATGTGGATTTCTTCATTAACAAGCTGCAAAAAGTCGAGGGATTTGGCGATACCGGTGACTTCCTCATGAGTATTGTTAAATCAAAGGCAGTTGCGACAAATTCATCCACCACAGCCAACGGTACTACTGATTCCAATACAGAGGAGAAGACTGaaccagagaagaagacatcttCTGAAGAAACAGCACAGGACTAAAGTACTATGGGGacctaggtatatatatatcattcATCGGGCAGCTTCGTTCGTGACATACGCAAGATCATTAGATGGGAGTTAATGGCTGCTTTTGAGGGGATTCATCTTTCTGGATTGTACATTATGCTTgcaaaagggcaaaagaAGATACAAGGCCGCCTGTATCGTGTACATACGCCGTTGTGAAGATAATGGCCTGTATCATAATGCTCCTATATACAACTACACTGACGATAGACGCCGAGTGGTGGGCGATCTGAGATATTTCATCATATGACCCAGAGAACGGAAGTTCTACGGCGCTTCTAGAGGATACATTACTCGTATAtaacaaaaaagaagccttCGGAATTTCTTTCTCGTTTTTTCTTTGTGTGCTGGAGACCGCGCGAGTAGCCGAGTAACGGCGCGAAACCTTTACGCCTCTTGAATCATCTCCACGTGCGCAACAATAACATCTTGCACTTTTGTCctctttcttattttttttaaaggtCATCCACCAAAACGTGGCGCTTGTCAAGTCAAAACAGTGAACTGGAAGGTTAACGCCATCACGCCAGCTTCTTttattgtttgtttgctcAAGTGTCTTCTTTTAGGAAATGGAGCACGTTTTAGCCGTTTCAAGACACCGAGGGTTTGTTCTGAAtgacgttttttttttctgtgtGAAGTcctcttttctgtctttccTTAAATGGCAGTCTTTCCTTAAATGGCAGCAAgctccaaaaaaaagaaaagcaaaagaaaaaaaaatcttttaaagGTGGCGATGAAGCAGCTTATATACAGTACTGCACACTTACAAGTTGCGGAGAACCATCGGTGATAACTCTGCAAGAgagcttcttccatttttccttctttcgcttctgAATAGACAACCGGTAACCTCTTTTAGGTAGCGTTCTCCGTGATCTATATTTGCTAGTGCAcagttggtgttggtgttggtgttggacAGCTCTAGTTGAGTCTTGACAGGCAGTAGTAGGTATTATGGAGAtttcttgttgttggtgccTATCTAGTAAagaacgaaaaaaaaaatctcctAGTGTAAGAAGTGGCTCGTGCTAACggtcttcttccacttcacCCGACAGAGAATTGGTCACCATGTGGTAAAAGCAGCTTGAGAGATGCAGCATGAAAATTGCGCAATTCTGCGTCAGACCGTTGATGGGCTGCTTAATGTGTTTTAAGTGTCATGTCATACATACATAGTTTGCAGAATGGGAGGAGACAGGCGACAGGTCGAGATGTTTGAATCAAAAGGTCCACAATGTCAATTCTAAATCTATCCGTCTAGAATACTTCTAAAGTCTAATATATACATTCGAAAAAAATGGGGGTattcaagaagaagaaaaatgtaAAATAAGTCATGAAGGAATGTATGAAGCGCCTTTTGATCGGCGGTGAAAGTTGTGAGAATGAGTGCCAGCCTCTGGTTCCCTCTATCAAGAGAGGCCAAATCTGTAAGAATTGAATGGTTGTGCTTGCAACCaagttttgtcttttttttcttcccgTGCATAAACCGATGCCCCGTAACCCTTTTTACCCATAAAACCTCTGGTCTCTGACCAGATGAGGTATCATCCCGTTGATATTTTTGCATTTAATCATAGCGTCGTGAGTGACTTGGCGCTCAGCACCATGGGGAGCTGGTGGCACCGCGAATGCAACACGAAGCAACCAACTCCCAAGtcagacaaaaagaaaggggatttttttttttaactaaGCCATTTACTGAGCCTCAGTGAAGCTGTAGCCGGTGGAGCCAGCGCCCAAGGTGCAGACGAGGTCAGACTCCAGAGTAGCCTTGGTCTGGATGTCATCAGGCAGGTAGTAGGCGTCGTTGCAAGGGAAAGTCTCGCAGCCGGACATGGGCTCATGGCTGGCAGCAGGGAAGATCTGCTTGACGTTGTCCTTGTCGTTGGGGTCGACAATGGCAGACACGTCGAAGTAAGTCAGGCCCTTCCAGCTACCGAAGTTGACCTCGCCGAGCATGCCAGGAACGTTGGAAGCGCCATCCTTGACGGCGTACCAGTTGCCCTGCCAAGTGTCAGGGAAGGTGACGGTGGTGTTCTTGCCGGGGGCGGTGGTGACGGAGTCAATGTTGGAGCTGCCAGGGTTGCTGGTGAAGTAGATGGTGCGCTGAGTGTTGTCCAGGGTCACGAAGGAAACGCTGGCAGCGGTGGAGAGAGCCGCGGAGGCAATGAGGGTAGCAACGGAAGTAGCGAAACGCATTTTGATGGTTTGTTTGCTTATGAAGCTGAAGAATGAATGTTGGTTTGAATGTAAGTGTGACGGGCCTTGCCGTGATAGTCTGCTTTCCAGAAGGAGTGAAAAAGCGTCAAAGACAGAAGAATGAATGATAGTCCGAAGACGAGTAGAATAAACAGTGAGTGTGATGCTGGAAACGGACCTCCCAGGAGCACAGACGGAAGGGATCCCTCCTCTTTATACTTGAGATCAACCCGCAGAGCCTCGTCGGTCGACATATTGCGTGGCAAAGGCCCATCTGGTGGGGGGGAGGAAGGCGTAGCTTGGCCCCCTCTTGTGGGCGGCTAACTGGGTCTATCCAGACGACACCGAGACCTGCGGGCTATTTTGCTCAAAGACGCCCCAAGTTGCCTGGGATATCTAGAGTCTAATGCAGGCACCATCTCTTAGCCAGTAACTGTGCCTGACTGCTCTTGGTGTGGATGGGTCGGCAGAATGCTAATAGGGCGCTGAACCACACAAGTTGTATGCATCCGGAGGGCCACCCGCGAGCCGTTGACCCCTGTTCAACGCCACAATGGATTACGGTGGACTCGTAGAAGCTGATTTCGGGCTCCCATTGCGTGGCGCACTTTGACTGCGAGTGGGCCtttcaaaagaagagaaaggtcAAGgttagaaagaaaaaaaatagaacaGTTGATGAACGGTGCTAGCAGGACAGGTCGCCGAAGCtggcctggagctggcgcAGTTTGAAACAGCAAGCGTCCATTTTCAGCCACCTTGGTCATAAGCCAGATTAGTTGAAGAGCATTTTGAAGAGACGCAGGACGAGTCGTATGGAAACGGCAGCGTTGTTGGGGGTTACAGCTGCCGCTGTGCCCTTCCCCCTCATCCTGTGGTCCATGTGCGCAGGGTTGCATCAAACGCCCTCACTGGAAGTATAATCAGCGCCAATCCGTCGTCAGAGTGAGCCGTCCTGGCACTCCAATGGAAGCCAAAATTCGTAGCCCGCTGCCGACGTGCAGCGTCTCAGGGCCTGTAAGCAAGgcacagaaaaaaaggtggTGGAGAGCCAGGCACATCCGGCCACACTGTGCACTCGTTCCTGGCCAGGAACAAAAAATCACAGCCCGGTCTAGTAAAAACTAGTATAAGCATGGAGTAGTGtctgctgctagcaccaTATAGCGGAAGGGCTATTCGGACACGCAACGAAATCGACCACAGTATTAAAGCTTCGGGGTTCGCTATTCGTAGTCACGCACAAATGATATTCTTCGTTGGATTGCCCTTGCGCCCTTCTCGGCCCCAGGCCTCCAGCAACGAGAGAAACTGCCTCGCTCGCCGCGTGCTTACCCCTCAACAGCCTCAAGTCTCAAAGCTTGCAATAGGCTGGAAACCATCGTTTTTAGCTGCATAACGGTCGGAACCCGGCTCCGCAATCCAATTGGCCGGTGCCTGGCAAGATCCATGTGGTTTGCCCTGACAGGCCGGACCGGCGAGTGGATCGTGGGATTTTGCCTGTTGTGGCCGCTCACTCCGTTGCCTCCGTGTAAAAAGCCCGCAGAAGGTTGCTGGCTGTGCTTCATGAGATTTGACGCAGTGTACAAACTGGCTGATTGTTAATTACCTCGGTAGCGGGCCTTTTGCGAGAATGCGAGGGAATTGAAAGAATAAAGGCGAATGCATCGCAGCGTTCAGTCCACCATTGAGTAAGCTTGATCTCAACAATGCTTGTCCCCTGCGTAGATAGGCCGCGGCTAGCTCACGGAATCGGGCACTATCGTGTAAATTGATTTCTCCCCGCGGTAGAGATCTGAGCCTGTTGTCTGTGTCCAATATTTGCCTTGTGCCGTGCAGGGGATCCTGCGCTGGGGGGGTCTAGATGGTCAATGGTCAGGCTCCAGGAACAAGCCCAatccttgttttttcttttttttttcctcggGCGCCGGGATATAGCCCTCACTTAGCAACCTGAATCGTGAGCGGCGAGAAGAGGTGGGACTTGAAAATTCTTGAGAGATCCATCACCTGCAGGTAGACCTAGTGACTGCAGTGGAGGAATTCCATGTGAAATCTCCATTATTAGCTCTCCTCGCGCGGGTCCATTTTCACGATCGTCGGCTCCGGTATCCGTTGCAAAAGGACCTTACAGAGAGGGCTTGTTGACAATCCGTGTAATTGGCACGGTTTTGCGTCCTGTTGGCCATGATACAACGAGCAATAGCCAAATACGGAGATTGTGCTTCTTGCAACAATGTAAGCCACGCAAAAGCGAATTTAGTCGCCATCAATAAGAACATGCTGTTGGGTAACGCGTCCTTTAGCTGCAAAGCTGATTCGACAGGTTTATAGTATGCTTGGCCTATGCAGCCACTTCAAG
This portion of the Trichoderma atroviride chromosome 6, complete sequence genome encodes:
- a CDS encoding uncharacterized protein (EggNog:ENOG41~SECRETED:SignalP(1-19)), with protein sequence MRFATSVATLIASAALSTAASVSFVTLDNTQRTIYFTSNPGSSNIDSVTTAPGKNTTVTFPDTWQGNWYAVKDGASNVPGMLGEVNFGSWKGLTYFDVSAIVDPNDKDNVKQIFPAASHEPMSGCETFPCNDAYYLPDDIQTKATLESDLVCTLGAGSTGYSFTEAQ